From Permianibacter aggregans, a single genomic window includes:
- a CDS encoding NAD(P)/FAD-dependent oxidoreductase, with the protein MSHTEYPDSYYAASALPHAVRRQLQEDLHTDVVVIGAGYTGLSSALHLLEAGYSVVVLEAARVGWGASGRNGGQLVQSYSRDVDVIADKYGQDTARMLGSMMFEGSQIIRERVKKYQIQCDLKDGGLFVALSDKQVHGLREHKALWEQYGHKGLEFLDARQTQDVVHSERYRAALLDHWGGHIHPLNLALGEAAAVESLGGKIFEQSAVTSIERTAKPIVRTEHGSVQAKFVVVAGNAYLGGLVPELAAKSMPCGTQVIATEPLGERWQEVLPSDYCVEDCNYLLDYFRLSGDKRLIYGGGVIYGARDPEHIESIVRPKLEKTFPQLKDVRIDFAWTGNFLLTLSRLPQFGRLNDNIYYMQGYSGHGVTTTHLAGKLVAEAIKGQSERFDAFASLPHLPFPGGRLFRVPATALGAWYYSLRDKLGI; encoded by the coding sequence ATGAGCCATACCGAATACCCGGACTCATATTACGCCGCGTCGGCATTACCGCATGCGGTACGCCGTCAACTGCAAGAAGATCTGCACACCGATGTCGTGGTGATTGGCGCTGGCTATACCGGTTTGTCGTCGGCACTGCATCTGCTGGAAGCCGGTTATAGCGTCGTCGTGTTGGAAGCCGCGCGCGTCGGCTGGGGCGCATCGGGGCGCAACGGTGGTCAGTTGGTGCAATCGTATTCGCGCGATGTTGATGTCATAGCCGATAAATATGGCCAAGACACCGCCCGCATGCTCGGCAGCATGATGTTCGAAGGCAGCCAGATCATCCGCGAACGAGTGAAAAAGTATCAGATTCAGTGCGACTTGAAAGACGGCGGTTTGTTTGTCGCCTTGAGTGACAAACAAGTGCATGGTCTGCGCGAACACAAAGCGCTCTGGGAACAATACGGCCATAAAGGTCTGGAGTTTCTGGATGCGCGGCAGACGCAAGATGTGGTGCATAGCGAGCGTTATCGCGCCGCGTTGCTCGATCACTGGGGAGGTCATATTCATCCGCTGAATCTGGCGCTTGGTGAGGCGGCGGCGGTCGAGTCACTCGGCGGGAAGATTTTTGAGCAGTCGGCCGTCACATCAATTGAACGCACCGCCAAACCCATCGTGCGGACTGAACACGGCAGCGTGCAAGCGAAGTTCGTGGTCGTCGCCGGAAATGCGTATCTCGGTGGTTTAGTACCGGAACTGGCGGCGAAATCGATGCCGTGCGGCACACAAGTTATCGCCACCGAACCGCTTGGCGAACGCTGGCAGGAAGTGCTGCCATCTGATTACTGCGTCGAGGATTGCAATTACCTGCTCGATTATTTTCGCCTGTCCGGCGACAAGCGTTTGATCTACGGCGGTGGCGTTATTTACGGCGCCCGCGACCCGGAACATATCGAGTCAATCGTTCGTCCGAAGCTGGAAAAAACCTTCCCGCAATTGAAGGATGTGCGCATCGATTTCGCCTGGACCGGCAACTTTCTACTGACGTTGTCGCGACTGCCACAGTTCGGTCGCCTCAACGACAATATTTATTACATGCAAGGCTATTCTGGCCACGGAGTTACCACCACACACTTGGCCGGCAAACTGGTTGCCGAAGCGATCAAAGGCCAAAGCGAACGCTTTGATGCGTTTGCTTCATTGCCGCA